The Camelus ferus isolate YT-003-E chromosome 13, BCGSAC_Cfer_1.0, whole genome shotgun sequence genome segment TCTCTGGAGATACAGTTAAGGAGGGACCCTAAATCCTTAGAAGATTTTAAACACTGAGTTGTAAGCCTCTTCCAGCTCAGGTTGTGGGCATCTAGCATAGACATCAGGAGGAACTTCCCAACTGACCAGGTGCTGAAACGGCAGAACGAGTAGTAGAGGAGGACTGGACCTCCCTTCCACAGGGGTTATCGTAGATGAGGGATCCCAGGGGTCACACCTTTCTGTCtctgaggagaaggaaggagctggATGAAGTGACATCTGAGATGCTTCCTTATCCCAGAGTGAGTCCTGTTACATAACCCTAATCCTGCTAATGGTCAACCCCCAGGGTGCAGGAGACAGTCTTTGACACCTCTTCCTTTCATCCCACTGATGGCACATACCTCCCTTAGGTGACCAAGGCAGTCAAAGCAGGTGACATCGATGCCAAAACTCGGCGGCGGATCTTTGATGCCGTCGGCTTCACCTTCCCCAATCGTCTCCTGACCTCCAAGGAGGCGCCAGATGGCTGCCCCGACCACGTTCTCCGGGCCCTGGGCGTGGCCCTGCTGGCCTGCTTCTGCAGCGACCCTGAACTAGCCGCCCATCCCCAGGTCCTGAACAAGATCCCCATCCTTAGCACCTTCCTCACAGCCCGGGGGGACCCTGATGATGCTGCCCGCCGTTCCATGATCGATGACACCTACCAGTGCCTGACAGCTGTGGCAGGCACACCCCGTGGGCCCCGACACCTAATTGCCGGAGGCACCGTGTCTGCCCTGTGTCAGGCATACCTGGGGCACGGCTATGGCTTTGACCAGGCCCTGGCACTCCTAgtggggctgctggctgctgccGAGACACAGTGCTGGAAGGAGGCCGAGCCCGACCTGCTGGCTGTTTTGCGGGGCCTCAGTGAAGATTTCCAGAAAGCTGAGGATGCCAGCAAGTTTGAGCTCTGCCAGCTGCTGCCCCTCTTTCTGCCCCCGACAACCGTGCCCTCGGAATGCCTCCGGGATCTGCAGGCCGGGCTGGCACGCATCCTAGGCAGCAAGCTGAGCTCCTGGCAGCGCAACCCCGCACTGAAGCTGGCAGCTCGCCTGGCGCACGCCTGCGGCTCCGACTGGATCCCAGCGGGCAACTCCGGGAGCAAGTTCCTGGCCCTGCTGGTGAACCTGGCATGCGTGGAGGTGCGGCTGGCACTGgaggagacaggcacagaggTGAAAGAAGATGTGGTGACCGCCTGCTATGCCCTCATGGAGTTGGGGATCCAGGAATGCACCCGCTGTGAGCAGTCACTGCTTAAGGAGCCACAGAAGGTGCAGCTCGTGAGCGTCATGAAGGAGGCCATCGGGTCTGTCATCCACTACTTGCAGCAGGTGAGGATGCAGTGGCCCACAGAGGGGGCTCAGTGTGGGGACGAGCCAGAAGGCAAGGGAAAGCGGGGAGTGAATTCCCTGCACCTGGGTGTAAAGGGGAAGCATTGAAGACGCACCTACTAAAGGCTGATCCTGCAGCACTCCAGGGAGTAGTGTGTGGCCAagcccccctctctctccctccctgagcctccacaCAAGCACCATACCACACACCATATGTGCACTCATATCACAgtacacacacgcgcacacgcaaCACAGTAACCTCCCACTCACAACCCTCCCCCCagtccacacacacaaaattgaaGCAGTCTGTTCTTCTCAATCTATAGCATtgttttacacacatacacaacaaaCTTGTAACTGTGCAGGGAGAAGGACCAGGGCAGCCTGGTTCATGGCCTCTGTAGAGGTTCAGCTAACTCCATTTGattgcctccctggcctccccaacatcccctcctccctccctgtctgggAATCCAGCTCTCTGTCCCACAGGGGTTCACTCAGAACTCTGGTCTCTGAATTCACCAGCCATAGTTCCCACCCACCATGCCAAGCTCCCGTTGTCTCATTCTTTCTGATTTAGCCAGAAAGGGGGCTTCTCTCCCACCACTGAGGGTATTTACCTAGTAGCCAGCATCCAGGCCTCCCACTCGAGGTCAGAGCCACTGTTAAGGGAGTGTTTACTTAGCTTTGGATCTGTGAGTTTCCTTCTAACCTTGAGATACTTTAGAGGTGAGGGACAGGTGGAGGTGACTTGAGTACCAGAGAGTGCAGGGGCATGTCGTATGAAGTCCAGCTTGCTCAGCAGGCAGGCCCTGAGGGCCTGCTCCATGCCCAGACCCTTCGAGTGTGTCCCTACCAGGTGCTGGGTGCTCAAGGCCTACCTTTGAAGGGCTCACAGGCCAGTATTCCCTTCTAGCTTTGTTATTTCTAGGCTGGCTGGCATGGCGACCAGGCAGGGGAGGGTCTCTGGTCCTGCTCCATCTCAAGGGGTCCTTTGGCAACAGGTGGGGCAGGAGAAGCAGAAGGAGCCTTTTGTGTTTGCTTCTGTGCGGATCCTGGGTGCCTGGCTGGCCGAGGAGACCTCATCCCTGCGCAAGGAGGTCTGCCAGCTGCTGCCCTTCCTCGTGCGCTATGCCAAGACCCTCTACGAGGAGGCTGAGGAGGCCAATGACCTCTCCCAGCAGGTGGCCACCCTGGccatctcccccaccaccccagggcCCACCTGGCCAGGGGACGCTCTCCGGTGAGTTTGCAGTTATGGTCTGTTCAGCCAGACTGTTCTAAAGGAGAGTGTAACACAGGGacacctcctctccccccaaaatggGCTGTGCTGGGTTTCCCGACTGGGGCATGAGACTTaatattatttctgtttgttGGGGGAGCGGGGGGGCTGCTTCCCACCGGACACCTGGGCTGCCTTGTCTCACTTGCCAAGCCCAGATTACTCTGTAGAGAGAGAAATTCTGCTTGTTGAGCATCCCCTGCCTGCCAGGGTTTTTTACTATGCCCTTTACCAAAATGATCTCATTTGGTCCACACAGCAAATCTAGGACAGAAGTCTCATCCGTGCCTTcaggatgaggaaacaggctccaggaggtttaagtaacttgcccacacTCACACTGGCTGGCAGAGCCCAAGTGTGACACAGGCCTGTGCAGCTCTGAAGCTTGTGCTCTTTCTGCAGTGCCTACAAAGATGTGTTCTCCTTCCCCCCACTTCCACTTCTCTTAGATGGGGCACCCACCCCAAAGGGAATCCTGTGCCTTCATCTCTCCCCTCAACATCTGTCCCTTCTACACCCCCAGGCTCCTTCTACCCGGCTGGTGCCACCTGACAGTCGAAGATGGGCCCCGGGAGATCCTGATCAAGGAGGGGGCCCCCTCACTACTGTGCAAGTATTTCCTGCAGCAGTGGGAACTCACATCCCCTGGCCATGACACCTCAGTGCTGCCCGACAGCGTGGAGATCGGCCTGCAGACCTGCTGTCACATCTTCCTCAACCTCGTGGTCACTGCACCGGGGCTGATCAAGTGAGGCCAGGGAGAAGGTTGCAGGAAGCAGAGGGCCTGCTCAAACTTGCCCCAAATCTCAACCTCCTACTCTGCTTCCCTGTGCCCATGGGTTCCTGTCAGTGCTAAAATGAAAGGGTCTCAGAATGGAGAGAGCCACCCCACACAAGGATTTGGCATCTCTGGAACCCCTCTGGGCATGTATGTCCACCTGATCCAGCCATAACCCAGTCTTACCCCCAGATGCCACAAATAGGGCCCAGAGTTAACTGTTCACCCTGCTACCACTGAATTTCTTGCCAAACCCTGGCCTGGTGAAGCTGGGAACCCAGGATCCCAGGTTTTCCCTGGGCTTGGTTGGGCTCTACTAATCCCCTGTCTCccatctttccctctttttctccccaggcGAGATGCCTGCTTCACGTCTCTAATGAACACCCTGATGGCGTCGCTGCCTGCACTGGTACAGCAGCAGGGGAGGCTGCTCCTGGCTGCCAACGTGGCCACCCTGGGCCTCCTCATGGCCCGGCTCCTTAGCACCTCTCCAGGTAAGCCCTGGGGACCCAGTCCTAACAGATAAAGGCAGAAGACTGTGGTGGGCCTGCTGTGGTCTGGGCATAAGTCACCATTTTCAGAAAATGGTTTTACAGAATTTTCTAATCAAGAGGAAATCTCCGAAGTGTGTCTCcatcccccgccccgccccaccctccttcccaaaATGATAACATTCTCTTCCTTCTGAAGACTTTTAAGGCAAGATCTGGTGGGTGTAAGCACAGGCCTGCTCAGAGGCACAGGCATAGGCACCTGGAATCCCCAGCAGCCCGAGGAATCTGAATTCTGTGTTTTCAAGGTGGAGCCGCCCCCACCCAGGCTTTGAGTCAAAAACATGACTTCTCCCCATTGAGGTTTTTCTCTGCTTGGCACCTCACCTCCCTTGTGACAGGCTTCCTTGCTCCTCGGCACCTaccttctcccccacccacctcactCGGCTGCatgttgggggggaggggcatCCGCTCCAGCCCCTGCCAGCCCTCTGTGTCTCCCACTTTGGCCGTGGGTGTCTGCTTGGGTCCCTCTGTCCCCGCCTGTTCCCTGTGCCCCATCTGTCAGGTTGGAGGAGCTGCGCAGATGCCTGGGAACAGGGTGTAACAAGCCCGTACCCTCAGTTGCCTCTGTTCTCTGTGGccgggaggcgggggagggggtgggtccCGGCAGGAAGGGGAGCATGTCCTTGGTGGACCAGGAGCCGCTCTGCTCTCTAGCCCCCGTGCTCCCTCAGTCCAAGCTGCATCTCCACAGCCCCTGAGCAGAGCCCCAGTGCTGGTTCATCCACAGATGCCACCAGGTTAGCCTGACAGCCTCTAGAGGGGAGAGCCTCTGCAGTGCAGAGGCGAACCCCTGCAGGCGGGTGAGCCGAGCCTAGGCGCCAGCCCACGGCCCCCTCTGGCACCCTCTTCTGGCCTAAGAATCAAATTGCTGGCCCCTCCTCAGCCTTTAAAGGTCTTGGCCTGGCAGAGGCTCCCCCCTCACTACTCAGACTATAGGAGGGTCCGACCACGAGGTTGAGTGTTCCAAGATTGTTACATTTCATTCTCATGACAGAGTTCTAAGATTAGCACTCTTGGCCCCGTTTTACAAGTTGAAGAAACAAGACCCAGAAAAgtgacccaaggtcacacagtgaagtCAGAGgtagggtttgaacccaggcaggctgaTTCTGGGCTATGCTTCAGCTCCTGAGTGTGCCCActaggaagggaaaggaagggtctGGCGAGGCAGCTGGCCCCTCTGGTTCatgcccccctccctccttgccttccAGCTCTTCAGGGAACACCAGCGTCCCGAGGTTTCTTCGCAGCCGCCATCCTCTTCCTGTCGCAATCCCACGTGGCACGGGCCACGCCTGGCTCAGACCAGGCAGTGCTAGCCCTGTCCCCTGACTATGAGGGCATCTGGGCTGATCTGCAGGAGCTCTGGTTCCTGGGCATGCAGGCCTTCACGGGCTGCGTacccctgctgccctggctgGCCCCCGCCGCCCTGCGTTCCCGCTGGCCGCAGGAGCTGCTCCAGCTGCTGGGCAGCGTCAGCCCCAACTCCGTCAAGCCTGAGATGGTAGCTGCCTATCAGGGTGTCCTGGTTGAGTTGGCTCGGGCCAACCGGCTGTGCCGGGAGGCCATGAGGCTGCAGGCGGGCGAGGAGACAGCCAGCCACTACCGCATGGCTGCCCTGGAGCAATGCCTGGCAGAGCCCTGAGGGGGCACCCACTGGGGACAGACCCGGGGGCGGgcgggaagggaaggagggaggaggcatcTTCCCTGAAGCCCCCAAATTGGACCCCGTCCCTGAACTCCCCCCCCAAACACCCCAGCTTTCTGGCTTTTCCGAGGGTGAGGGCATGGTGCCCACCCTTCAAGTGTAGGAACTGCGTCACGCCCCCCTGGGCCCGCTCAGGGGCAGGGATTGGCTTGGAAATCAGCGTGGCTGTCCCTGCCAGGCCAGGGGGAGGTTGGAGCAGCCCCCAGGGTGGGGGGCAGTAGGTGTCATTGTGCCCAATGTCTGGCTCCCTCACAGGAGGGAGGACCCCACGTGGGACAGGGCTGGCAGGAGCCGGCTGCCTCAGCCCATGTGCCCTGCCGGCCAGGGCGTGGGCTCCCCTAGGCTGTGGTGCCCCTTGGGCCTTCCAGGTCCACGTCCTTTAAGTTGGCCGTTTGGTTCTTGCCCTTGGCCCCCTTGGGCAGAGAGCAGGCTCAGGCCATTGACATCGCAGTTCTTCCTCTCAACTCCAGTGACCCAGGGTCTGAACTGCCCCAGCCTTCCAGGGAGACCTGAGGCAGACAGGCCTGGTGGGGGGTCGGGAAACCTCCTTCCACCTGAGCTTCCTTGAGGggacccaggagccctggggccctggTCTCTAAGCTTTTTGTGTCATGTTGCAGCAGAGTGACAATGGGGGTTGGGGAGTTATTTATTTTGCCTGTCCTTATCCCTGCTTGGACACCTGAGCATCTGGTCCCTATCTCCCTGGTGCCATCTGGCCTGGCTGGAGCCAGGAACCAGAGGGACGCTTCCCAGAATCCGCATGTTTCCCTAGTGATTGCACCCCATCGCCATCGTGGTGCCTGGCTTTAACTCCCATCCCTGCTTTTGACTCCTCTGTAGAGAGACGCGACTGGCGGCTCCAGCAGGGACTACCTTTCTTATGAACCCAGGGGACCCCCCAAACCCGATTCCTTGCTTCCCTTCCCCCtacccttcccccctccctcccccagtgcGTTCTGTGATCGCCAAGTTCAAAGCTGTGCACATgtggacactcaataaatgttcattggtGACAACATGGCTCTTGTGTGGTCTGTCCTGCACCTTCTTCCTTCCAGGCCCCCGCAGCTCACAACTACCATCTGCTAAACACACTTCTCAAGTGTCGTCCCATTCTACCCTCCCAAGAATGTGATGAAGCAGGCATCATACCAATTCTGCAGGCATGGGtaggtgatttgcccaaggtgTTGGAGCTAGGAAGTGCCAAAGCCTGCACTTGACACAGGCCATCTGACCCCTCAGCCCACACCTTTCAGTGCCAGAACAGGTTGCAGACTCAGAtgttttgtattgtttgtttttgagggggagataattaggtttcttcactgatttccttggagaaggtgctggggtttgaacccctgacctcttgggtGACCTATTGGGTGCTGAGtaagtgctctaccacttgagctatacccttcccctcttGCCCAGCAGACTCAGATGTTAAAGTGGTGGGGCTTGTGGGGCTCATGCTTTCCCATGCAAATGAAGTGCTGCCCTTCCACATCAGCAGGTGGTTGCCAAGTATCACTGTCACATCCtccaatttttaaagagaaagtcaGAAATCCTAATTTTTATGTGAAACCCGATTTTGAatgttgataattttttaaattaaatcactgCAACCCCAACAGAACATCTGCAGGCCAAATGTGACTTTCAGGCAACCAGGTCTTCACCTCTGTTCTATGCCAAGTGAGAAGGGGAAGGGTCTGAGAGCTTCAGCAGAGACAACACACGAGCACCCACTGCTTCACCAGGCCTGAACCAAAGCTGTCAGCTTTGAGCCAGACCAGGCCCACACTGCAGACTCTTCTCCACCTAGGCCCTCAAGCTTAAAAGCATTCACTGCACATGTCCCAAGTTCCTACCTGTGGCTGGCTGTGCATAGACAGAAAGGAATGTTCATTAATCTGTTGGATGTACTGTAAGTCTTGTCCTTGGCATGGATTTCCTGAAATccctgaaaaatatgaaaagactgACCCTGCCTGTCAAGCAGCTTAAAATCTAGAGGGGAAACAGACAAGGCAACGGACAACTCCTAAAGATGTAAACAGTTGCTGCTGTGTAGGGTCTGAATGAAGTGTGGTTGGAGCATAAGAGCCCCTCAGCCTAGCTGAATAAGTCCCAGAAAACTCAGAGGAAGTGTGTTCAGAgacctgaagggaggagggactaGCCAGGTAGACAAGCAGAGGAACAACAGGTATAAAGGCATGCAAGCTTGGGAACTGCAGGTAGGTCATTACTACTACAGTTGGAGTGTGAACTGGGGAGTGCTGGAAGATGAGGTGGGACCAGTGGACATGGACCAGATCTTAGAAGTCCTGCTGTGCCGGGCTAAGAAGCTTAGATGTGGGATCGTGCTGAGGCTGTAGATTTTTGAGCAGACTGAATGTGATTCAGTATGCATTTTACAAAGACGACTTTGGCTGCAAAAGGGGCAACTGAGGCGGGGAGCTCAGGAGGCAGTAAGTCTGAACTAAGCCAGTGGCGGTGAGGGTGGAAGAAGTATAGGTAGGGGTTAGTTAATAGGTCTTAGTGATTGATTAGAATGAAGAGGGACAGAGAACGAAAGGTGACTCCCAGATTCCCGATCTGGGCCACTGAGTAGATAACAGGGCCATTCACTGTCACAGGGAACACGGAGAGAAACAGTTTTGTGCAAAATATAAGCTCATTTTGTTAAATGGTGAATTTGTGCAGCTTGTCTCCACGAGGCATTTACTCTCTGCAGTTTGGAGCTCAGAGAGAGGTCTGGGCAAGTGACAGATTTAGGAGTTGTCAGTAGAGAGGGTCCTAAAAGTAATGGGAGTGACTGAGGTCACCTGGGGAAGtgtaaagagaagggaagagccCCAAAGCAAATGGCAACTTACCCCTGGTCCCTGCTCTCAGTACTCTCCCTCGTGCGGTGAGAAAGCCAAATCTTTCAGGAAGCCTCAAAATACACGGCAGACTGAGCGCTGTAATTTGTTGAGGGATGGTCAGAGAGTCCTGGGCTCTGGAATGAGGAGAGGGCTAGGCTAGCTTGGTGAGACCTGCCTAGCTTCTTAGATAATTCACCAGTGAGAGAATGGTTGCAAGATGTAACCACGAGGTGGCGCCTCAGCATCTTCTTGCGCCAGATTTCCCCCACCCAGCAAAAACCCGGCCAGGTCCAGAGCAGGTCGTCAAAGGCTAGGAGAAGGGTGGCTGTGTCAGCAATAAAGGAGGCAGGCTTGAGTTTTTTCTTCACATTAAGTTGAAATGCAAGCTCAATttttgaaaagagagagaaagatttgagCCTGGGAGAAGAGCAATACGGCAAGTGTGCCAAAGGGGAGTCCATGTATGTTTGAATATGTGCCCCTATGTGTCAATATATGTCCTGTGTCttcatgtgtatatgtgtttcccatgagtgtctctgtgtgtgtcgtGTGTTGTGTGCCCAAGAGTGTCTGTGTGCGTACTCCTGTGCACATTCCAGGCCTCCACACGAGTGCATGTGTTCCAGAAAACACGCAATCAGCAATGCCTACCTCCATCCCTCAGAAAGTGAGGAGTCCCTTGCCCTGAAAGAGAAGGGCAACAGAGTCTGAAGCCATAGGACCCTGAAGTTCTGAGGAGCCCCCAAAGCAGCAGCAGACCATGGAGGCCATCCCTCACCCCAGGAGCCATAAGCAAAATCATTCATATATCAAATGACTTTCCCGGATTATACCTGGGCTCTATATTTAGCTATCCAGGATCATGTTCGCATGGAGGCTTCCTAAAGTATACCTGAATAGGCTGAGGGATTCAtaaatccatccattcattcatttatcatttatttaataagcatttactgaacacctgccATGTACCAAGCCCAGTGCTAGACACattgtctttctcctttcatcttcTTCTTGTGAACTGCTTCATGAAGCAGGAAAGGAAATTTAATTGCAGCTGTGAAGAGCCTGGAATACTGGTTAGagtgtttaaacattttttccctaaagatgGGCCACAGGGAGACCCAGGGGAAATTTCATTCAGGAGGGAACATGGTCCAGTCACTACTGTTGTTGAACAGAATTGGAATTGGATCAGAAGAGATATGAATGAAGGCAGGAGACCAGTTGAGGGGCTGTTGCAAGGGTctaatcagtggttctcagactctACTGTGCTTCTGAGTCACCCTACAAGCTTGTGGCTGAGCCCCACACACAGGAGGTCTGGGGTAGGGTCCAGGAACTGACATTTCTAACATATTCCCAGATGTCGTAGGTgatgctggtccagggaccacactttgagaactactgggCTATAAGAAAGAGTATATAGTAGCTTAAGGTGCTGAcaaaagatggagagagatgcTTAAGGATTAGAAATGATGACATTCTATGAGGATTAGCTTATGGGGATGAGGAAAACGTCAGAGCCTGGGATGATTCTTTTTAATCTGAAGGATGGTGGTGCCATTTACAGAACCACAGGACACAGGAGAAGCAGACTGGGGTCGGTGGTCAAGGTGGAGGAGATAGCAAGTTCGGTCTGGGAC includes the following:
- the NCDN gene encoding neurochondrin isoform X2, with amino-acid sequence MASDCEPALNQAEGRNPTLERYLGALREAKNDSEQFAALLLVTKAVKAGDIDAKTRRRIFDAVGFTFPNRLLTSKEAPDGCPDHVLRALGVALLACFCSDPELAAHPQVLNKIPILSTFLTARGDPDDAARRSMIDDTYQCLTAVAGTPRGPRHLIAGGTVSALCQAYLGHGYGFDQALALLVGLLAAAETQCWKEAEPDLLAVLRGLSEDFQKAEDASKFELCQLLPLFLPPTTVPSECLRDLQAGLARILGSKLSSWQRNPALKLAARLAHACGSDWIPAGNSGSKFLALLVNLACVEVRLALEETGTEVKEDVVTACYALMELGIQECTRCEQSLLKEPQKVQLVSVMKEAIGSVIHYLQQVGQEKQKEPFVFASVRILGAWLAEETSSLRKEVCQLLPFLVRYAKTLYEEAEEANDLSQQVATLAISPTTPGPTWPGDALRLLLPGWCHLTVEDGPREILIKEGAPSLLCKYFLQQWELTSPGHDTSVLPDSVEIGLQTCCHIFLNLVVTAPGLIKRDACFTSLMNTLMASLPALVQQQGRLLLAANVATLGLLMARLLSTSPALQGTPASRGFFAAAILFLSQSHVARATPGSDQAVLALSPDYEGIWADLQELWFLGMQAFTGCVPLLPWLAPAALRSRWPQELLQLLGSVSPNSVKPEMVAAYQGVLVELARANRLCREAMRLQAGEETASHYRMAALEQCLAEP
- the NCDN gene encoding neurochondrin isoform X1, coding for MSCCDLAAAGQLGKAGIMASDCEPALNQAEGRNPTLERYLGALREAKNDSEQFAALLLVTKAVKAGDIDAKTRRRIFDAVGFTFPNRLLTSKEAPDGCPDHVLRALGVALLACFCSDPELAAHPQVLNKIPILSTFLTARGDPDDAARRSMIDDTYQCLTAVAGTPRGPRHLIAGGTVSALCQAYLGHGYGFDQALALLVGLLAAAETQCWKEAEPDLLAVLRGLSEDFQKAEDASKFELCQLLPLFLPPTTVPSECLRDLQAGLARILGSKLSSWQRNPALKLAARLAHACGSDWIPAGNSGSKFLALLVNLACVEVRLALEETGTEVKEDVVTACYALMELGIQECTRCEQSLLKEPQKVQLVSVMKEAIGSVIHYLQQVGQEKQKEPFVFASVRILGAWLAEETSSLRKEVCQLLPFLVRYAKTLYEEAEEANDLSQQVATLAISPTTPGPTWPGDALRLLLPGWCHLTVEDGPREILIKEGAPSLLCKYFLQQWELTSPGHDTSVLPDSVEIGLQTCCHIFLNLVVTAPGLIKRDACFTSLMNTLMASLPALVQQQGRLLLAANVATLGLLMARLLSTSPALQGTPASRGFFAAAILFLSQSHVARATPGSDQAVLALSPDYEGIWADLQELWFLGMQAFTGCVPLLPWLAPAALRSRWPQELLQLLGSVSPNSVKPEMVAAYQGVLVELARANRLCREAMRLQAGEETASHYRMAALEQCLAEP